CCTGACCCACTCGGTGTCGGTGTTCCATTCCGGCCAGGTGTCCATGTCGGCCCAGAGGGCGAAGAACTGGGCGGCGGGAGCGGTGGAAGTGGCGGAGGCGGTGGCGATCGTCGTCATGTCATTAGTATGCGCGCATACTAATGACGCCGTCAAGACGAACCGGACCAGATTGACAAGCACCAGCGGCCGCCCGCTCGCCCCGGCAGCGAAGCGACGACAGAATGGAAGTCATGACCGCCGTCCGGCCCCGCCGCGTCCGTCGGCAGCCGTTCCGGGCGAGCCGACGGCTGGTCACTGCCGGGCTGCGCGCCGGCCGACGCCTGGTGCCCATGTACGGACTGGTGGAGGTCGACGTCACCCGGGCCAGGAAGGCGCTGGCCGAGAACGACCCACCCCTCTCGATGACCGCATTCGTCGTGGCCAGCGTGGCCCGGGCCGCCGCCGAATACCCGCAGGTGCACGCCTATCGCAACTGGCGCGGCCGGCTCGTCATCCACAGCCATGTCGACGTGATCACCTTGGTCGAGGTCCCCACCGCGCACGGCCCGATCGGGCGGCCACATGTCCTGCACGACGCCGACATCCGCAGCGTCGCCGATCTCACCGCCGACCTGCGCCGAGCCCAGCATGAGCCGGGCGCCAACCGCAACCGATGGATGGACCGCGCCACCCCGGTCGTGACCCTCATCCCGGGCGCGCTGTGGGTCATGTACGCGGTGATGGCGCGATCGGTCGCGGTGCGGCAGCGCATCGGTACCGTCGCCGTCACCGCCGTCGGCATGTTCGCCGGCGGTGGCGGCTTCGGCATCACCCCCATGACCGTCGCCTCGCTGGAGATAGTCGTCGGCGGAATGACGCAACGCCCGCGAGCCATTGACGGTCAGGTCGAAATCCGTGACGTTCTCGATCTGACGCTGACCATCGACCACCGAGTCGTCGACGGAGCCCCGGCCACCCGCTTCGGCGCCCGGTTCCGCGAACTGCTCGAAACTGCTGCCGTGATCCCCGACTGATCCCGGAACGTCATTCATCGCCTCGTTCGAGAACGCGGAATGCTACGCACCGTCAAACGGCCGTACGTTCTCACCACAGACCGCGGCGATCTGCCCGGCCAGTTTCACAGACATCTCGATCTCGTCGCGGCGGGCCGAGACGCTTTCCACGTTGATGCCGAACGGGACGTCCATTCGCCTGCAGTAATTGACAAGGTCCGCGGCCACCGCAAGGGCGTG
This window of the Nakamurella panacisegetis genome carries:
- a CDS encoding 2-oxo acid dehydrogenase subunit E2, translated to MTAVRPRRVRRQPFRASRRLVTAGLRAGRRLVPMYGLVEVDVTRARKALAENDPPLSMTAFVVASVARAAAEYPQVHAYRNWRGRLVIHSHVDVITLVEVPTAHGPIGRPHVLHDADIRSVADLTADLRRAQHEPGANRNRWMDRATPVVTLIPGALWVMYAVMARSVAVRQRIGTVAVTAVGMFAGGGGFGITPMTVASLEIVVGGMTQRPRAIDGQVEIRDVLDLTLTIDHRVVDGAPATRFGARFRELLETAAVIPD